Proteins co-encoded in one Labilithrix sp. genomic window:
- a CDS encoding ABC transporter ATP-binding protein: MNAATSEIEVELAGVTKRFEEGGGLTLRGIDLAVKKGELLVVVGPSGCGKSTMLRIIAGLEEASGGDVRIGGKSMTRVAPQDRDVAMVFQGYALYPQMTVRENIEFPLKMRRVDPAERKKRSDEAAALLELGRLMDRLPAELSGGERQRVAMGRAIVRRPRVFLFDEPLSNLDAALRQELRVQIGVLVRELGVTAIYVTHDQVEAMTLADRICLMKKGEIQQVAAPRAIYEEPANSFVGTFIGAPKMNLLPGVAADGAITCGPFTLSAPAGVELPAKVVVGVRPEDVKVVDAGAALEVVIAEPLGAETNLVLKAGDLTLRARTHGFDPRPPGSAIHVSLDAARFHVFDAGDRGERLA; the protein is encoded by the coding sequence ATGAACGCGGCGACGAGCGAGATCGAGGTCGAGCTCGCCGGGGTCACGAAGAGGTTCGAGGAGGGCGGGGGCCTCACGCTGCGCGGCATCGACCTCGCGGTGAAGAAGGGCGAGCTCCTCGTCGTCGTCGGGCCGTCGGGCTGCGGCAAGTCGACGATGCTCCGGATCATCGCCGGCCTCGAGGAGGCGAGCGGCGGCGACGTTCGCATCGGCGGCAAGTCGATGACGCGGGTCGCGCCGCAGGACCGCGACGTCGCGATGGTGTTCCAGGGCTACGCGCTCTACCCGCAGATGACGGTGCGCGAGAACATCGAGTTCCCGCTCAAGATGCGGAGGGTCGATCCCGCGGAGCGGAAGAAGCGGAGCGACGAGGCCGCCGCGCTCCTCGAGCTCGGTCGCTTGATGGACCGCCTGCCCGCGGAGCTCTCCGGCGGCGAGCGTCAGCGCGTCGCGATGGGCCGCGCGATCGTGCGGCGGCCGCGCGTCTTCCTCTTCGACGAGCCGCTCTCGAACCTCGACGCCGCGCTGCGCCAGGAGCTGCGCGTGCAGATCGGCGTCCTCGTGCGCGAGCTCGGCGTCACCGCGATCTACGTCACCCACGACCAGGTCGAAGCGATGACGCTCGCCGATCGGATCTGCCTCATGAAGAAGGGCGAGATCCAGCAGGTCGCGGCGCCGCGCGCGATCTACGAGGAGCCCGCCAACAGCTTCGTCGGCACGTTCATCGGCGCGCCGAAGATGAACCTGCTCCCGGGCGTCGCGGCGGACGGCGCGATCACGTGCGGTCCCTTCACGCTGTCCGCGCCCGCGGGCGTGGAGCTCCCGGCGAAGGTCGTCGTCGGCGTGCGCCCCGAGGACGTGAAGGTCGTCGACGCCGGCGCCGCGCTCGAGGTCGTGATCGCGGAGCCGCTCGGCGCGGAGACGAACCTCGTCTTGAAGGCGGGCGACCTCACGCTCCGCGCGCGCACGCACGGCTTCGACCCGCGCCCGCCGGGCTCGGCGATCCACGTCTCGCTCGACGCCGCGCGCTTCCACGTGTTCGACGCCGGCGATCGTGGGGAGCGCCTCGCGTGA
- a CDS encoding 1-acyl-sn-glycerol-3-phosphate acyltransferase, protein MSSNGKQAKHVFTGIWTYAEFTACLLAFMPPMAVSYLRHKGDPTMRAPGQWMRRLGRTASRFTPLWKFTIEGERPADIDTRGYVVIANHESQADPFLLSWLPFDMRWVAKEELFKPPVVGWAMTWGGDIPLRRGEGDSVRKMLDECARAIEAGISVMLFPEGTRTRDGSLLPFKDGAFSLAIRTGAPILPVALTGTREMRPAKTYWFGKARARARILDPIPTTGLTLADVPKLREQAREAIRAALGDMRGEPVKLAEPRPSPPADAHPAS, encoded by the coding sequence GTGTCGTCGAACGGAAAACAGGCGAAGCACGTCTTCACCGGCATCTGGACGTACGCCGAGTTCACGGCGTGTCTGCTCGCGTTCATGCCGCCGATGGCGGTCTCGTACCTCCGGCACAAGGGCGATCCGACGATGCGCGCGCCCGGCCAGTGGATGCGCCGCCTCGGGCGCACCGCGAGCCGCTTCACGCCGCTCTGGAAGTTCACGATCGAGGGCGAGCGTCCGGCCGACATCGACACGCGCGGCTACGTCGTCATCGCGAACCACGAGTCGCAGGCCGATCCGTTCCTCCTCTCGTGGCTCCCGTTCGACATGCGGTGGGTCGCGAAGGAGGAGCTCTTCAAGCCGCCGGTCGTGGGCTGGGCGATGACGTGGGGCGGCGACATCCCGCTCCGCCGCGGCGAAGGCGACAGCGTCCGCAAGATGCTCGACGAGTGCGCGCGCGCGATCGAGGCGGGCATCTCGGTGATGCTGTTCCCCGAGGGCACCCGCACGCGCGACGGCAGCCTGCTCCCGTTCAAGGACGGCGCCTTCTCGCTCGCGATCCGCACCGGCGCGCCGATCCTCCCCGTCGCGCTGACGGGCACGCGCGAGATGCGCCCGGCGAAGACGTACTGGTTCGGCAAGGCGCGCGCGCGCGCGCGGATCCTCGATCCGATCCCGACGACGGGCCTCACGCTCGCCGACGTCCCGAAGCTCCGCGAGCAAGCGCGCGAGGCGATCCGCGCAGCCCTCGGCGACATGCGCGGCGAGCCCGTCAAGCTGGCGGAGCCGCGCCCGAGCCCGCCCGCCGACGCCCATCCCGCTTCTTGA
- a CDS encoding ABC transporter substrate-binding protein: MSALARTRTEHRALSRRAFVGGAAASLVGCRRSTKDAQGRTRLRFWYALGGKSRETLLEIVRRFHAVQDDVRVEAVHQGDYFESLAKLRTAVAARAAPALAHVVAEVVPYLVRANALEALDGYPGMKEIDFVPALGQAGAFRGGGEQPLYGVPLNRSTPLMYCNGRLFEAAGFSPPATWAELRECARALTKPNGERWGHEVPISWWFWVALVGQAGGAVFDAEGRPTLGGDEGVKALRFWQDLIHRDRVMRPPPGRDYDAWNVVNQDFLGERAACIWTSTAYIRYLETNARFPVVAAPLPRDVRASVPTGGTFFVVVKDAPEEEKAAAARFLKFVCEPEQAAFLSARTGYLPITEGATAKMRADGFFTQHPNDEVAQRQLPSVDPWPWEPMLFRIERDIVDPRLEESVLLDRDPAAVLAQARALALRPG, encoded by the coding sequence GTGAGCGCGCTCGCCAGGACGCGCACGGAGCACCGAGCGCTCTCGCGCCGCGCGTTCGTCGGCGGAGCGGCCGCGTCGCTGGTGGGGTGCCGGCGATCGACGAAGGACGCGCAGGGGCGGACGCGGCTCCGGTTCTGGTACGCGCTCGGCGGGAAGAGCCGCGAGACGCTGCTCGAGATCGTGCGGCGCTTCCACGCGGTGCAGGACGACGTGCGGGTCGAGGCCGTGCATCAGGGCGACTACTTCGAGTCGCTCGCGAAGCTCCGCACGGCGGTCGCGGCGAGGGCGGCGCCCGCGCTCGCGCACGTCGTCGCGGAGGTCGTGCCGTACCTCGTCCGCGCGAACGCGCTCGAGGCGCTCGACGGGTATCCCGGGATGAAGGAGATCGACTTCGTCCCCGCGCTCGGGCAGGCGGGGGCGTTCCGCGGCGGAGGCGAGCAGCCGCTCTACGGCGTGCCGCTCAACCGCTCGACGCCGCTCATGTACTGCAACGGCCGGCTCTTCGAGGCGGCCGGCTTCTCGCCGCCCGCGACGTGGGCGGAGCTCCGCGAGTGCGCGCGGGCGCTCACGAAGCCGAACGGGGAGCGCTGGGGTCACGAGGTCCCGATCTCGTGGTGGTTCTGGGTCGCGCTCGTGGGGCAGGCGGGCGGCGCGGTGTTCGACGCGGAGGGACGGCCCACGCTCGGCGGCGACGAGGGCGTGAAGGCGCTCCGCTTCTGGCAGGACCTCATCCACCGCGATCGCGTGATGCGGCCGCCGCCCGGGCGCGACTACGACGCGTGGAACGTCGTGAACCAGGACTTTCTCGGCGAGCGCGCGGCCTGCATCTGGACGTCGACGGCGTACATCCGTTACCTCGAGACCAACGCGCGCTTCCCCGTCGTCGCGGCGCCGCTGCCGCGCGACGTGCGCGCGTCGGTCCCGACCGGCGGCACCTTCTTCGTCGTCGTGAAGGACGCGCCCGAAGAAGAGAAGGCCGCGGCCGCGCGCTTCCTGAAATTCGTGTGCGAGCCCGAGCAGGCCGCGTTCCTCTCCGCGCGCACGGGGTATCTCCCGATCACGGAGGGCGCGACGGCGAAGATGCGGGCGGACGGGTTCTTCACGCAGCACCCGAACGACGAGGTCGCGCAGCGGCAGCTCCCGAGCGTCGACCCGTGGCCGTGGGAGCCGATGCTGTTCCGCATCGAGCGCGACATCGTCGACCCGCGCCTCGAGGAGTCGGTCCTCCTCGATCGCGACCCCGCGGCGGTGCTCGCGCAGGCCCGCGCGCTCGCGCTCCGGCCAGGCTGA
- a CDS encoding phosphocholine cytidylyltransferase family protein, with protein sequence MRPVLIGAGRGSRLEHRTEEIPKTLVPVMGRPMLEWILEALAEAGFTKKDVVYVCGYKKEVLQARYPEFTYVVNEDWAHNNILESLVCARDHLGSGFVSSYTDIVYRGSCVKDVVAAPHEKVLVSDTDWRRRYVNRKNHPESDAEKLRAEGDRVVELSRTIASERASGEFIGVAKLGPHGAKEFLEAYEEAKKTETTLGDRPFKKAYLIHMWQWMIERGSVFHKVDTPGGYMELDTLEDLSMAETWWNGGQ encoded by the coding sequence ATGCGTCCCGTCCTCATCGGAGCCGGTAGGGGCAGCCGGCTCGAGCACCGCACCGAGGAGATCCCGAAGACCCTCGTGCCCGTCATGGGCCGCCCGATGCTGGAGTGGATCCTCGAGGCGCTCGCGGAGGCGGGCTTCACGAAGAAGGACGTCGTCTACGTCTGCGGCTACAAGAAGGAGGTCCTCCAGGCGCGCTACCCCGAGTTCACCTACGTCGTGAACGAGGACTGGGCCCACAACAACATCCTCGAGTCGCTCGTCTGCGCGCGTGACCACCTCGGGAGCGGCTTCGTCTCGTCGTACACGGACATCGTCTACCGCGGCTCGTGCGTGAAGGACGTCGTCGCCGCGCCGCACGAGAAGGTGCTCGTCTCCGACACCGACTGGCGCCGCCGCTACGTGAACCGCAAGAACCACCCCGAGAGCGACGCGGAGAAGCTGCGCGCGGAGGGCGATCGCGTCGTCGAGCTGTCGCGCACGATCGCGAGCGAGCGCGCGTCCGGCGAGTTCATCGGCGTCGCGAAGCTCGGCCCACACGGCGCGAAGGAGTTCCTCGAGGCCTACGAAGAGGCGAAGAAGACCGAGACGACGCTCGGCGATCGCCCCTTCAAGAAGGCGTACCTCATCCACATGTGGCAGTGGATGATCGAGCGCGGCTCGGTGTTCCACAAAGTCGACACCCCGGGCGGCTACATGGAGCTCGACACGCTCGAGGACCTCTCGATGGCCGAGACCTGGTGGAACGGCGGCCAATGA